Sequence from the Neosynechococcus sphagnicola sy1 genome:
TCACCGGGCAACCGGTTGATCGTCAGATTTTTATGGAAATTTGTTCGATTTTGGATTTAGATTGGCGAGAGATTGCCCTAGATCCACCCGCAGAATTCCCAGAACCGGGAGAGCATGTGGCACCGATCGCCCAGGATATTGACATTCTGGTACAACAGGTGCGATCGCAGCGCCACGACACGATTCAAAACAAGTGTGGCATCTTGCAGCTATTAGACATTAGCCGTCCGGTCAAGATTGATGATATCTATGTGGATGTCAATATTTTGGAGGAAATTGCCAGTCAGCAGTGGTTTGAGATTTCTGACCTGCAAAACTTGCAACTTACCGAATTTGATCGCGCTGGCTTGGGAACGGTTGAGCAGAAGCAAATACCGGGGATGCAGGCGGTTGAGACGTATTCGAAACTCAGAGTGCTGGGGAAACCAGGGGTTGGCAAAACCACCTTTTTGCAACATCTGGCGATTCAGTGTAATCGGGGGGCATTCGCTGCCAACCAAGTGCCGATTTTTATCTTATTGAGAGAGTTTGCCGAAGACTCCCAGCATCGTGATGAATTTAGCCTGTTCAATTATATTCATCAGGTGTTTCTCACCTCTGGTATTTCCAATCCGATAGTGCTTGAAACCTTACTGCAAGCGGGCAGAGTGCTGCTGTTGATGGATGGAATGGATGAAGTACTCAACCAGGACATTACAGCGGTTCTCAAAGAAATTCGTAAATTTTCAGACAATTATCATCGAAATCAATATGTGGCATCGTGTCGCACTGCCGCCAAAAAGCTGCGACTGCGCGGCTTCACCGATGTGGAAATTGCCCCCTTTACCCAAGAGCAAATCACCACCTTTGCCCAAAAGTGGTTTGTGGCATTAACCAAAACCACCGCTAAAGTCGGGCAAGATCAGGCTACCCAGTTTATTCAGAAGTTGGACTTGCCAGAAAACTGGCAGTTTCGGCAACTGGTGGGCACCCCCCTGTTTCTACATCTGGCCTGCTGGGTATTTCATGGCCAAGGGAAATTTCCCACCAAGCGGACTGAGTTTTATAAACAAGGGCTGGATCTGCTGCTGGGTCAATGGGATGAAGCCAAAGGGGTCGAACGCGATCAGGTTTACCGGGGGTTTTTAGTGCCTCAAAAGCTGAGCATGTTGAGCCAGCTGGCAGCCGTGACCTTTGAGAAAGGGCAGTACTTTTTTGAGCAACGCACGATTGAGCAGTATATTGGGGACTATTTGCGGAATTTGCCAGGTGCGTCCCAGGAACCAGAGGAACTGCAACTCGAAAGTGAAGCAATGCTGAATGCGATCGAGGCACAGCATGGACTTCTGATCGAACGAGCACGGGGAATTTTTTCGTTTTCCTACCTGGCGTTTCAAGAATACTTCACGGCGCGAAAAATTGTTGCCAGCTATAATCTACGGTCATTGGAAAAAGCGCTGGAAGGATTGGTCGGTCATCTCACGGATCCGCACTGGCGGGAGGTTTTTCTGTTGACGGCTGCGATGTTGCGCAGTGCAGATTCACTGGTGCAGTTAATGAAGCAACAAATTGATTCGTTAGTCGCTCAAGACCCCTATCTGCAAGAATTTTTGATGTGGGCCAGTGAAAAATCCCAGACCATTCAAACCGAACCCAAACTTGCTACCACCCGAGCGTTCTACCTTGCCCTTGCCCAAGCCCCGCATACGGCAGCGCACTTTGCCTTGGCTAGCACCCTTGATCAGGGAATGTTTTTGGATGTGGCCTTGGAAAACTTGCTGCTGGAGTTTGCCGTTGACCACAGTCAAGATTTTGCCTATGCCAATGCCTGTAGCGAAGCGCTCAACAACATTCTGGTGATGGTTCTGGAGTCAGGATTTTATAAGTCTCTCCAAGAATTGAAAGACCAATTGCCAGCTGCCAGTGAAAAAAAGGAACGGCTTCAGGAGTGGTGGCAGGAAAACTATGCTGAATGGGTAGAACACTTGAGGAGCACGATCTCCCATTACCGCAATACGAATCATCCCTGGCAGTTTAGCCCGGAGCAACAGCAAGTGCTGCAACATTACTACGATGCCAATCAACTCCTCGTCGATTGTTTGAATAGTAACTGTGAAATTACACCAGCAACCCGTAAAGAAATTGAAGCGACATTGCTACTCCCTCAAAAGGAACTGGAAGAGCGGGAGTGGAAAGGGAATTGAATTGTTAAACTTTGCTCTTCAGCAACGTGTTGGTAAAACTTTCATCAATTCCCTTAAAACTCATACAATTCAAGCACTCACATAAACATGATCTCAGACATCGCCATGCGATGATTTTTCAAGTAGCTATTTCAATCGTTAAATCGCTAAACATTGAAAATCTTAAGGGAGGAACATATGCCAAGGCTCGTGGGAAGACAGTCAAATAGTAGTTGGTATACTGGACTGTTTCTTGTGGTTGCGATCGCAACCCTCGGATCACTGGAATACCTCGGAGTCATTAATATCATACCTGGCTTTGGTGAGGATCAAAGGTTTGGCGATCAATCTCAACAACAATTCCGACCTTGATAGGGTTTATCGGGTTCGCAGACCCGATGAGCGGATGTTTTTTCAAATATCCACTGAAGACGAGTCAATGACTGAATCAATTCATGGGAGTTTACCAGCAATGTATAAGGGAAGAGATATCATTGGCAAGCCGGTGGTCTCCTATGATCTGGGTGAGAAATTTGATATCGTTGAAGACTTGATTTTTGACCAAGATAGCAATCAACTGCTAGGGTTTCTGGTCAGTGAGTCGAGTTGGTTTAGTAGTGCACAGGTTTTGTTGTTGAAAGATGTGCAGGTGATTGGCCCTGATGCCGTGATTACAGCCTCTCAAGCGGCGATCGCTAAAGTCAGTGAAATTCCAGCGATTCATCACATCTTAGAGCACAATAATATCCTCAAAGGGACTCGCATCCTGACCATGGATGGACGAGATCTAGGGATGATGATCGACCTTTACTTCGATGAGCACACAGGTGACGTTGAGGGCTACGAAGTTTCAGGCGGTCTATTTGCCGATGCCTATTCGGGACGTTCCTTTGTGCCAGCCCCTCAAACCTTAAAAATTGGGAGAGATGTGGCCTTTGTACCGACTCAGACCGCCCAACTGATGGAAGAGCAAGTCGGGGGGATTAGAGGAGCGATGCAGACGGTCAGCGATAGGGTTCAGGAAACCGCTCAAGTCACAGGAGATAAGATCCAGGAATTGGGACGCATAACTAGCGAGAAAGCTCAAGAAACCGCGCAGGTCACAGGAGATAAGATCCAAGAATTGGGGCGAAGTGCCACAACCTCGATCGCCAATATCATTGTCGATCCCGAGGAGCAAAAAGCCTTTGTGATTGGTAAAACGGTTGAGCATGATGTTGTCACGCTTGGGGGGCAATCACTGGTGCTTCAAGGGCAGATCGTCACCTCGGAGATTGCTGATTCAGCAGACAATTTGGGGGTTCTGGATCAGTTGTATCGAGCAACGGGAGGCAGCTTGTCAAACAAGCTCAGTGAACGGTTTGGCAATGCAGTTGCCAGTTTGAGTATCGATCAAGCCCAAGGCATGCGGATTCGGCAAATCGTTCGCAGCGATGAAGGCTCGATCATCGCTGCTCAAGGTCAAATTGTGACGCAACAAGTCATTCAACGGGCAAAGACTTATCACCAGGAACAAGCGTTACTCCAGGCGGTGGGTTTATCGACCGATGAAGCCGTGCGCAACAGCACCAGTAGTGCCATGACGGTGGCAGGCGATCGCCTCAAGTCAACCAGCCAAAAGACAGGGGAGCAACTGCAAGCGGGAGCAAAAGGTCTTTGGGCACACGTCAAAGTTACTGCTAGTGAGATCCAGGATCGGGGGACTCAGGCCATTGAGGAAAAGCGCATTAAGGGCGCTCTAGGTCGGGCTGTAACCCGTGTGATTCTCGATCAGCAGGATGATGTGATTCTCAATGTGGGGGAGTTAATCACCCATCAAGCGATCGCGAGTGCCCGTCAATCTCAGGTTCTCGACCTACTGCTAAGCTCGGTTTACAATGAAAAACCCCAACTCTCCCTAGAAGATCTGCGGGCACCACAAGCCGGTAGTGCAGCGCTGTCATATAGCCCAGGGGAGGCATCTAAAAGCCTTCTCTAACGATCATCAAACACCAATTGGGGCTACCTCATAGGGGTTCATACAACGTGTTTGACGCTAACTTTATTCATCCTCCCAGACAGGGAGCCGTGAACAACAGCAAATACTTCGGCGATGCCAATCAATCCTGATCGATTTCAAGAATCGTAACTACGAGGTGACAGGGGCAATCCAGCCAGGAATAGAAGCCACGTAGTTGTCCCTTCAAAGAGA
This genomic interval carries:
- a CDS encoding PRC-barrel domain-containing protein encodes the protein MYKGRDIIGKPVVSYDLGEKFDIVEDLIFDQDSNQLLGFLVSESSWFSSAQVLLLKDVQVIGPDAVITASQAAIAKVSEIPAIHHILEHNNILKGTRILTMDGRDLGMMIDLYFDEHTGDVEGYEVSGGLFADAYSGRSFVPAPQTLKIGRDVAFVPTQTAQLMEEQVGGIRGAMQTVSDRVQETAQVTGDKIQELGRITSEKAQETAQVTGDKIQELGRSATTSIANIIVDPEEQKAFVIGKTVEHDVVTLGGQSLVLQGQIVTSEIADSADNLGVLDQLYRATGGSLSNKLSERFGNAVASLSIDQAQGMRIRQIVRSDEGSIIAAQGQIVTQQVIQRAKTYHQEQALLQAVGLSTDEAVRNSTSSAMTVAGDRLKSTSQKTGEQLQAGAKGLWAHVKVTASEIQDRGTQAIEEKRIKGALGRAVTRVILDQQDDVILNVGELITHQAIASARQSQVLDLLLSSVYNEKPQLSLEDLRAPQAGSAALSYSPGEASKSLL
- a CDS encoding NACHT domain-containing protein, with protein sequence MVKRSLRASTSGIQKAKRSFSIKGWTQENLSGEVNLKTRQPIWRFFTGQPVDRQIFMEICSILDLDWREIALDPPAEFPEPGEHVAPIAQDIDILVQQVRSQRHDTIQNKCGILQLLDISRPVKIDDIYVDVNILEEIASQQWFEISDLQNLQLTEFDRAGLGTVEQKQIPGMQAVETYSKLRVLGKPGVGKTTFLQHLAIQCNRGAFAANQVPIFILLREFAEDSQHRDEFSLFNYIHQVFLTSGISNPIVLETLLQAGRVLLLMDGMDEVLNQDITAVLKEIRKFSDNYHRNQYVASCRTAAKKLRLRGFTDVEIAPFTQEQITTFAQKWFVALTKTTAKVGQDQATQFIQKLDLPENWQFRQLVGTPLFLHLACWVFHGQGKFPTKRTEFYKQGLDLLLGQWDEAKGVERDQVYRGFLVPQKLSMLSQLAAVTFEKGQYFFEQRTIEQYIGDYLRNLPGASQEPEELQLESEAMLNAIEAQHGLLIERARGIFSFSYLAFQEYFTARKIVASYNLRSLEKALEGLVGHLTDPHWREVFLLTAAMLRSADSLVQLMKQQIDSLVAQDPYLQEFLMWASEKSQTIQTEPKLATTRAFYLALAQAPHTAAHFALASTLDQGMFLDVALENLLLEFAVDHSQDFAYANACSEALNNILVMVLESGFYKSLQELKDQLPAASEKKERLQEWWQENYAEWVEHLRSTISHYRNTNHPWQFSPEQQQVLQHYYDANQLLVDCLNSNCEITPATRKEIEATLLLPQKELEEREWKGN